In Brachyhypopomus gauderio isolate BG-103 chromosome 18, BGAUD_0.2, whole genome shotgun sequence, the sequence AGTGCAAAGCTGAGAGATCTGGGCCCAACAGTGCAGGTGACCCTACTAGCTCTCCATGTCCTCCtcaaagtaaacaaacaaacaaacaaacaaacagctaTCACCGCTACATTTACACACCCCTTTACCACCCGACCACGGGTTAGTCCATGTCTGACATGGTCGCCCTTCGAGCGAGGGCGAGGCCTTGGCACGGGTGTCACAGTGGCACTAGCCGATGTCACGGTAACCACCGTCCAGCACAGTTCCTCacaagatgggggggggggggggaggggttggaGTAAGGAAAGTCCACGAGCCTGACGACTGACACCAAGTCACAGCTCTCATGCCACTGAGGGTGTTCAAGTACGTAATTCAAAATGTCAGCACCATGGGTGGAGAGACGGGACTCCTACCCAACGTCCAAGTTTTGATTTGAACTCACCAAAAAAAATGAAAGAGCTTCCGCCAcccaccctcccccaccccagcaGGCCGAGGGAGCCGCAGCGGTAGCAAAGCTAACGGGACTCGTGCCTTTTCGGACGGAGGTCGTTGGACACGAGAGGGGAGGCGTGCTGCCCCCTCCAGCCCAGCAAACGCGAAACCATGGGCGGGCCATTGGTGGCCTGCCCGGAAGCACGGGGCAGCcggttctcctcctcttcccgtCTTGGGATAGATCCGGGTCAAACAATGCGCACCTTTTTCTTGTGTCGTTTGTgtaattctttctttctttttttttttttggaaaactAGGGATTGTGTTCGTTGGAGAACAACTGCTGAAGGCCATCTTTTTGTTGGTAAATGAATGACACTGCTCCAAGAAAAAAAAGTCATTACCCAGCAATCTGAGGAACAGCAGAACCAGAAGAATCAACAGGCACAGTAATCTTGAATAGTGGTGAGGGGACACAATGCTTGCAAGGTTTGACATTGCTTGTGCAGAAACTGATCTACCAGCTCTTTCGAGGACTTCTGTGGATGTCCCAAATCTGCCACTACAGGTCTGCTAAATGTATTTCTGCAAAGGCTTGCTCTTGTATCTGATTATTAAGATAATTAATAATGCATTTGTACTAGAAATCAGTTGGTGAGTTTAGGAAAGAAAATAAACTTACAGGAAATGTTATGGCAAGTAAAAGATGAAGACTATAGTACAAAGGCAGGAAACAATTCAAACTTGTGTACGAATCTACTGATTTGAGCATAAATACAAAAAAAGGAAATTGAAGAAATGAAACATACGTGTATATCCACAACATTAACATTTCTCAAATGAGTCTACATCATGACTTAAGCACTCTTTGGATAGTCTCTCAACCAAAATGTTCCACAAGTGTACAAACTTAGTTTAACATATTCAACTTACTCCACTGAAGGAAGACTACATTCATCTCCACatgaaaaaagcagcaacagTTCTCATCTGCAGAAAGCTCACTGCTCTATACAGTCCCGAAAacaaataaagaaacaaaaaatattGACGTTTTTAGTTCTTGGCATATTGGGcatcatttttttttcctccataaaaAATGTCAACAAATCAAGTTTGGGTTTTTCATCTGTTTGAATAAGGCACCCGATTTTGCAGGCATCATTTCAAAAAATAATGttggttatttttttattttttattttttttgaaaaaccgAGTGCAACACGGGTCTTTTTCGGCTTGTAGCTAGTATTTGCAATCGTACAAAGAACATGAGCACTGCGGAGTTTTATCTACATAAAAGAATATGCGACACACTccactcccccccaccccccttgtGCTCATTACTTAAGATAAATGAATCAAATCCATATGTAGATTTTATGCAAATAAATGTTGCCACAGGCCCTCTAAATGGTTAATTATTCTCTATCGTGAACATATATCAAGTAAGTTGGGTCAGCATGCACTAAAGTCATGCCTCATTAATATTCATACTTCCTCATAGTGCTCCATCAATATATTCAAATATTATGACCGGAGAGGTACATCATAAAGCCTTCCTAACAGGACATTTACAAGCAAAAATAAGCTTGAGTAATGCGTTAGTTCATGCGTCTACAAAACTCTGAAGCATGACGGTCTTATCTGATACTCCTGTACCTACTGTTGAGAAACACTCTGAAAGATACTACAGAATAACAGAAAGCACAGGGAATAGCAAGCGCTTAGCACAGGATCATACATGACCGCTCCAGGCCAAATAAACAACAtcatcaaaaacaaacaaaaaaacaaacaaaatctaGAGCATTCAATCAATTATTTAGCAACAGTAAGACAGGCCACCCTTCATTAAATGCTCATCAAATGATCTGAAGTCATGTTAACGCTCTTTAATAGCAAGTTATGGCCACCTCAAAAGAACAACATTTTTTCACTTTAGCCTCAACATTAGCCATTTAGTCAGATAAAATGTCTTGGTAAAAAATAAGCACAAGCCTCTTTATTGGGAAATCTTAAAACTAAAGCAACATCCCATCTTACTACAAAGAGCAAGACCAGCATAGTGCACCATTGAGCAATGTTTcttacatacacaacacacatatttacaatataataataataataataataataataagcatGTCAAAATTATGCAAATGAAAAGGAAACACATCAACATACTTATGTCTCTCCGTGAATGTGTACTGTAGCCATTTTGGAAACGTTTGGaagaaaacatttcagtaactgTCCATTGGGCTGCAATGGTGGTAAGTGAACTCACCATTCATTGCACAAATACAGTGGCAAACGCTTATTCTCTCAATAAACAATGATCACATTTTAGCTTGTAGCTTAAGGAGTGGGCACACGAGTCCAATACAGCCAGGAATGATTACTGGTTTTACAATATTAGAACATGGCCAAGCAGCTTCAACTCCAACATTCATTCCATGTTTAATATAGTGCAGAGCATCAAAGAGAAGCAGGATTTGGACTTAATAGCTAGCTTACTCTTTTAAGAATGCAATTTGGAAATACGTTATTGTTTGAATAATGTTCGATAATGAGTAATAGCCAGAATAATATGCAAAAAATATCAAATGaaccaaaaaaataataaaaagaccTGTTGGTTGGTTCAAAAAGAGAAAGTAATATTATTTCCTTTTTACAAAAAGCAAGAAATGTTGGAGTAGGAAGCAAGTAAAACTCAAATACATGCTAACGTAAATGTTGTGCTGTGTACTAGAAATAGCTTTAGATAAGCGTCAAAGCTTCTGTTTTCAGTGGCAGAAATAATGTCCCCCTAAACTGGAAAACCAGTCTCATTGTTGCAGTTTCATATTAATTCATGCCATTCTGATCTGCAGCAGAGGCCATTAAATCAACTCCTTGATGTTCAACTGAACCATGCATCAGCGTGCGTGACGCCATAGTTCAGGGCTGTGTTGCATTTGAACTTAAAACGGTGGGAAGAAAGAAAACTACTGGCTTTAAAAGATCGACCGTTTCCTTAACTGTTTGAATGCCACAGAGTCCCCCGATTAAAAACTCCAAAGCTCACAACCACAATGTTGAATGTGAGAACCTGATACGACAACGCAAAAATCAATGACAGATTCTCCCTGTACAGCAGGCCACCGACAGATAAACAATGCACGCAtacgccaaaaaaaaaacaaaaacaaacaaaataatcaAAAAACCCTGCTCATTGTCACTTGCCaagtgttttttgttgttgttgatttaTTTCTTGTTTGTTTCGTTTAACAGACTGGCTGTAATGACTTTGAGCCAACGCCACACTAAGAAGCTTAAGTTGAAGGTGGCACGAGAAAGGCCGGGATACGTTACTACGGCAACAGGGCTCGCCGTCTTTCGAGAAAGGATGGGTGTCTGGAAAGGCAAAAAGAATGTAGTCCGATTAGTTCCCTACGGCAAACGGCTTTGCCTTACAGTACAgtgatataatttttttttcttttcttttttttttttttcttttgagcCACTAACAAGGAGTCAACGCTTCCTTGAACACCTCAGTTTCCCTGTTAGGaataattacaaattactctttaaaaaaaaaaaaaaaaaaaaaaaaaaacaatgataaTTTTCGCCTCTGGCAATGTCCAGAGAGAACATGTCAACACTGTACATCGACctgaaggaagaaaaaaaacaaaacaaaaaaaaaaaacaacaaaaaacagaaTTTGTACTTTTCCATAGGAAATGTCCACTGAAGGCAAATGAAGTTTTACGGCGGCGTCTGCCGTTGTCACACAGGGGACTCAAAAGTTCGCCTGCCTGCTCCACCCTCAGTGCCGGCCTGCCTGCTCCACCCTCAGTGCCGGCCTGCCTGCTCCACCCTCAGTGCCGGCCTGCCTGCTCCACCCTCAGTGCCGGCCTGCCTGCTCCACCCTCAGTGCCGGCCTGCCTGCTCCACCCTCAGTGCCGGCCTGCCTGCTCCACCCTCAGTGCCGGCCTGCCTGCTCCACCCTCAGTGCCGGCCTGTCTGCTCCACCCTCAGTGCCGGCCTGTCTGCTCCACGCCATTCAAGTCAAgttctagctgcagcattccaACCAGGCCAGTGTAGCAGCAAATGGAAGGGGAAAAAATGCCTTTTTTTCTAAACAAAGTGCTTtcatttttttacatgtaatatATTACATGTACATTATATAACATTTAGAAGATAAGAAGATAACTCTCATTTCTATGTACAAAGAGAACACTGAAATTACAACAGCCTCTAACATGGACGGTATATAGATAATCTACTATGCTATGACAAAATAAAAGAAGGAAATAGATAACAATAGCTGTGGTATACAAAATTTTTTAAGCTTAAATATAGTCGGGGTTCAGAGGAAAAATATTCTCCCTTCTTTGATTCATTCAAAAATAAGAACTGTACAAATTTCTCCACAAACttcagaaaaaaagaaaagagactCTTCGATAAGCCTTTTCATAGACGACAAAGAATTCTGCATGAAGAACTGCAGTAGCTTTTCGAACTTAACAGTGGGACAGTGCAACAGCTAGCTATcaaatctctctgtctctctcactctgtctcgcTGACGCATTCATGCCTACAACCTCAGTGCTCCTTTAAGTGAACAACCGAGCAACTCTCTTCAGGTTTAACATGGGACCACTGTCCGTGACGGAGGCCGTCCGATCTTTAAGCGAGCTTTCGGTTCCCCGGGTGGGGGGGGAATAAGGGGAATAAGCATTTTCCAAAAACGTTTTAGACTGTACATAGCTGACAACAAAGAGAAAACAAGGTAACCACTACAAAAATAGAGCAATTCATATTCTCTTTTGTTATTTCCAGGACGTTTGCTGAATATAAAGAGACAGTAATGAGTCATGCTAATTTAAaaggtgacttttttttttttaagtttttttttagtAATGGATATTCAACTGTTCAAATGCATGAATTAATGACTATACATATTATCTATGCAGGATAAAGTACTTAATGTATAATGGTTGTATGCGTGCTTTCCTCTACAACTTCCTACTAAAAGTAATATTAGCAAAGGTTTTGGTTCTGTGATGTCACACGTATGCAAACAGAAGGGTCTCTGGCTCTAGAAGTCCTTTCTTAAAGCATCGACGACAGTACGATGGCGGGAAACCGAAATCCTGGAAGTGACTAGGTACGAAAATTTCCAAAACAACACGTCTACGTGAGAACCGAAGAACAGTACGAGAGCTGGAAGAGGATGCGGACGAACGCCTCTTTCTGTAGATAATTGGACCCAAGCGAATTTCACAGTTGACTGAAAATTCCCTGACCCCACCACTTTTCCTACATTCAATACGGTGTCAGGTTAGCTGTGCAAAAACCTTACTTAAACTGGCTAGTTGCCATTTTACGTTGCATGTGTCTTtggtacaaaaacaaaaacaatcagAATATAGTGTGCAAATattgttttcatatttaataTATGAATAGTTGTCTTAaaacacccctctctctctctctctctcacacacacacacacacacacacgtacatatccATTCCCACCTAAACAAAGTACCAAAAGAGGAAAAACTGAACTAAACCAagaaaattaaagaaaaaaataatcaaaattTAAGCATTTATCAGAACCATCTCATGATACATAGCACAGACTCTGTGGCATATATCTGAATTTACCAGGCTCCTATATACATTCAGAGTATCTCTGTCGAGCTGAAATACACAACAAGCACGCCGGCCTGCCCTGCCTCACTGGCCACTATCTATTCCAAAATGGTCCGTATACTTCCAGAGCCAAGCCCgttagccccgcccccccacaTCTACAAGGCACAATGAATCTTACTTTTATTTAAGTACAAATATGATCGAGACCCAGTCTGGGAAACAACTTTTGAGCCCCTTCAGTGCGACGTCACGAgaagaaatacaaaataaaagtgtcAGGGGTGACTTGACATGAGGGTACTTGAACCAAAAGTTAAAGTGTACAAGAATCACCCATACAGAAATAATGGTTATTCTCCTTTAGAGAACCGGTTTGGAACCAAccatctctttctttctccctctctcactttaacacacatacatacacacacacacacacacacacacacacacacgtgcgtgcttTATCTCTGCCCTGAGACAACCccaagacacaggaacagaacaTCCATGCCCAGACTCCTCATCCAGCGGTTATGCTGCGTCTCTGTCCTACATTTTGCCATAAAGATACAAGATACACATTCCGCCCACTTTTGTACACACATGGACTTTTCCGCAGTTGGCATTATATAGGTGGATCTCGCTTAATCCTGCAAATGCCGCAATACTAGAACATGAAAGCAGAGTTtaagtgtgtgcgtgggtgtgtgtgtgtgtgtgtgtgttgggggggggggggggggggggttctgttatTTTTGTGTTGGTGAGTTTCAAAGTTTAACTTGACCGGAGAAGGAAGCGGAGGCGAAAGATGCCATGCGTTGCTGGGGGAGTCCGGAGGGAGATCTGCTTTGGGACTCCGGCAAAGGACATTTGACAGATTTAGCTGgacacaaaaagaaaaatggCTACAGCAGGAACTGGGTGCTTTTTCCCCCTCTTcaaagcaaaaaaacaaaacaaaaaaaaacaaaacaaaaaaataataaatcaaagaaaaaccccaaaacaattCAGGAGGTATCTCGTAGATTGGCTTTTGAATTCGCAAAATGGCGGCCTGTAGATGGAGGTTTGCACCAGCCACATGCACACATGGTAAGGAAACCCACTAATGAGTGCAGAGGATAACTACTAGTTTTGTTTCCACgggagtggggtggggggtggggcatGCGTAAGGTGAATATATACATACGTATGCGGGTgggaggggtttggggggggcatgtatgcatgtattcACGTTAGGCATGATGACGTGCCTCCAGGGCGGGACGGGCATGCAGAGTGCCGGGCCGCTACAGTGTGGGACAAGGGTGGCGCGCCTGGACGTGGGCGTGGTCTGAAGGCCCGCCCCCCCGGGGGGAGGGGCACGTCACTGGGCGCCTCTACACTTTGGACGTGGGCACGCGTAGCCCCACCAGGCCTCCTGTAGGATCCCCTTTGCCAGTGTTCTCCAGGATCTGGTTCACAAAGTCTGACGTCTGGCCGGCCACTGGTGACTGCACTGCATGCGATgggaggggcggggcggggttgggggggagggggaggagagagggggagagagagagagagagagagagagagagagagagagagagagagagagagagagagaaagagagagagaacagcaccTCTTATTACACTGCCCCGTTAGCAGTGGATGTGTCGCTGTTAGCCCTTTTTCACCAATGAGGAACCAGAACCAGTTTGTGAACTGCTGGAACTGTTTGTTGCGTTTCCACCTAAACAACACAGGTTCCCAGGACCCTAAGAGTTCCCTGCTGGAACCAAACAACATCGGGTTCTTCAGAACCACGAAGACATGTGGGGGGGTGTCAACCTCTAGAGCAAAGACTTGTCGTGCCATGGATCTGGATGAAGTAATTTACTAGCACATTATGTTATGCCCAATGGCATGCTGGGTGACAGCAGCAATCCCAATGTCTGGGGCGCTGAATTCAGCTACAGCAAGGCTATTAATGATGCTATCCTGATCATGTTAGTTAATACATTTCCATGTCTATTTAACATTGCTATATCGGTAATATCAACACTGTTCCTTATCCGTTATTTGTTTACATCTGTTCTGTGCTATGCCACCCCCTCCGTTTGCTGACATCCTCGGTTCTGGGTGCAAATGCGGGCTGGTTCTCCGATAGCGCCAAGGACCTCAGAATGGTGTGCAGACTAGAACGAGGCGTGAACGTGAACGTTATGGATCCTCATTGGTGGAACAGGGCTATCTGAAGCGTCTTCGTTTCACAAGCTATCACGCAGGCAAGCGAAGGCATGGAGGTACATCAGCCTTAGCCAGAAACTTGCTTGTCGCCAAcagcattttaaatattttaaaatgttacatgacCCGAAAAAAATGCCACAGCTAGCTAGGTAAAATGGACACTATGGTTAATTTAAAAGATTCCATACAGACCAAATAAACAAATTATCCCATGCACCTAgataacaacaataacaataataataacaacaataactaATAAAATATTTGGAACATTTGCCTAAAGTATTCATATACTTGCTAAATGAAAAACAGGTCGCTAAACTTTCCAAATCAGAACGTGTCTGCAAAAACATCTTACCAAGTGTTTCCTCTATGAGCTTGTCGAGCTTGTCAGCCATGCTTGTTCCGTTGTTATCAGAGTTATCTTGAACTCTGCTCACAATTTCCTCCTTGATTGTGTTGATCACAAACAGCAGTCGATCTGCATAGGAAAATGAAACAAATGTAAACAAAGTATTCGGTGCTGACCTGTTCTAGGTAGGTGTCAATGACTGACATCATACAGAGGCCAATGAGGAGTGGCAGTAATAATATTTAGTACAACAACAATAATCTGAATTATAATCTGAATATTTATACTGCTCTTAAAGATGCTTTTATTATATTGGCAAGCTACATGAACGGTTGAGGACAGGAGTAAATGGCACGGCCCAAGAACAAAAAGATCTAGCCAAGAATTTCCCGATCAAATTCCATGGGTGAAGTGAAACAATCTCAGGCATGCGCCTTCGGGCCGTCCGGTCTCCGCTCCGAGCCCGACGTACCGTATTCGGTGCTGAGACCCCACAGCTTGACCTTGTTGGCTTCGTACTGCGCCTTCTTCTTCAGTCTGCaggccctggagaaacacacacgaCCACACATTCAGGTGACCGCACCACCCCCTCCCCGGCCCGGTCCGGTTTCGCGGGCGTTCGGGAGGCCTCACCTGGACGCCAGCTTGTTCTTCTCCTTGCGTGAGCGGGGCCGTGCGGTCAGGGGCAGCTCGCTGACGGGCGTCAGGTCGCTGATCACCTTGTTGAGCTTGCGGAGCTCGTTGCCGATCTGCAGCAGCTTGCGCGGGTTCGGGGTGAGGTCCTCCACGTCCGTCCGCCGCGACTTCTTCAGTGTGTATTTTCCTGCGGGGGGAAAACGGGCCGTCAGGGTCACTCCGCCGAGCAGAAGACGTGTTTACATTCTTCGCCAGTCAGAAAAGCTGCAACGTAAGCGTTGGTAAACTATCGTTTATCAGTTAAAGTGTCACTGAAAGAGAGTCACTAGCTGACAAGTACATACCTTAAAAGGACATGATAATATAATAACAATATTCTACAATGTTGGTGAGCACATTTAATTGTAGTAGTAGAAATGTCAGGACTATTACCATTCACCAAAGAGCTGATCATCAATAGCAGGAGAGACATTTTAAACACAATATACATCTGTTTTATCTCTATCCACCATCTGTAGCATATGGTCAATTACAATGCAATACAGCAGACATTACCAGTGTCAACAGTGACGGAAATCAAGCTGACCAAGAACAGAAACCTAGACGCAGCCGTTGGGACAGTCAACAAACATTTTTGTACAGCTTAAACCCCACTTTCATTAACTCCTCCTTCCTAGATATTTAGAAATTAAGCTGTGTATAAAATCTGTATAAATCGTTCTGTCAGAGATGGCACTATTTTTCCTGAGGGAAGAATCTGTTACGCCCTCGCAGACGTGCCTGTCATGCACAGATGTGCGCAAAGGCTGAATAAACGCCTCTGATAAGGCCCCGTCTCATGTCTTTCCTGTGTTGCCACATTATCTCTTAGAGTGTGATGGGGGGGGGCTTTTGAAGTTATATAGTCACACATTTTAAACATTGACAAAATGCCTGTAGGCCTCTATAATATCAGTCAGCAGCTGTTCTGTTCTTTCCTAAGCAAGTCAAAACAACTATCATACTTTAGAAGTTGCATAGTACTGGCTAACTGCTAATATCAACAAGGCTATTCAAAATGAGCAGCATCGGAACCGTATAGCCAGATTTCATCTGGTCAATCTCCAAACAACACACCGACTGCACACTGATTCAAGACATTTTCCAAGATATTTTTGATCTTTAGGAAAGATAAATGCTATTGAATTCAGGCCTTTGTCAGCCTGCCACCTTATGTTGCTTTGTAGAGACAGGGTggtaatataaaaaaataacaatatagttatttttttcaacttttcaagccctataatgATAGGAACTACATAACAGCACCTTTTGTTAAGGTAATCACTGTCCAATCCCACAATAATAAGCAACACATAAGAGGGAGAGGACCAACACATGGAGGGCCTCCCCTGCCGACACACACATGATTTCAACCTTACCCAACAGACGCCAGTGTCTGGCTAGGGTCGTTCTGAATGACAGGAGGACAGGCAAACAAGGCCATTTAGGCCTTTTAGGCCAAACAGGATGGCCCTGAATGCCCATGGGATCAACACGATATCAACTTACGACTTCCAGCACCACACGACTGCCGTTTTTTCCCGCCCCAAATGGCAAAATGTTTTTTCCCTCCTATTTTAAAGAGCTATAAAGGGAATATGGATTAGCCTGAACTAATAAAGACGATGGTGTACTACTAGGGTTTAATCCGGCGCGGCCCTTCGCCTCACCATGATGCAGGCCGTTCTTCTGATACATGTTGCTGGGCAGTGTGTCCCTGTCCCACTCGGAAGGTTTGAGCATGCGCTCCTGCTTGGAAGGCGTGAGCTGCTCGCTGTATTCCCAGAAGTACCGGCGCTTCCCCCTTTTCCTGGAAATCCCGGCCGTcagccctttgacgtcctccaCCAGGTCCGCGTCGCAGCCTGCACGAGACAGAACGTCCGGTCACACAAAGGAGAGGGAAAAAAACCCACCGTGAAACAGTACAATGGCTTCTCGGAGCAGCCAGACGCGGTCATCAGAGCTTCTCATCAATGAGAATGCATAACAGGTCAACCTGACATCCAGCAGGAGAAACGTGACCTAACGTTGAACCTGGCGGCACACCGGCTATGAGGCTTAGCCAGAATTAGCTATGAGGTATGAATCACAAACACATCTGCAAGGAATTAATCTGGCGAGCCTCATCTGGACAATGGTATCTGTAATGAAAATCTAATGAATGAGCACAGAAAACACTGCAGCCTTGGTGGTGGAGTcaagaacaaacaaacataacGGATCGGCGCCGCTCCACACCTGGTTCGGAGAAGGCGTCGCTGATGTCGTCATCTTTGTCTCCTTCGTAgtcctcgtcctcttcctcctcttcttcttcgTTCTCAGAGAGCTCGTGCTCGCTGCCGAAGCCCTCGTCACGATCTTCGTCGTCCAGTTCTGCCCCCtcggcctcctcctcctcttcctcctcctcgtccccctcttcttcctcctcctcctcctcctcctcttcctcctcctcctccatgtcggCGAGGGCCTTGCCTGCCAGCCTGGCCCTGGTGAGGAAGAGCGAGTAGTTgtgctcctcctccttcttcttctcaGCGGCGACGGCGGCCGCATCGGCTCCCAGGGCGCTAACGGAGAGCAAGGTCTCGGTGCTGCCGGCGGTGGGGAAGTGCAGCTTCTGTGATGCAGTTCTCGACGGCCCCACCTCAGGAACGGGGCCGACCGGGGACTCTTGTTTCGGGATCTCCGCCCTCTTCTCGCCGACGGGGGCGGTCACGGCGCCAACGCCGACTGCCTGGCCGACGCTGACCAGCGAGGCGGCAGTCTCGTGCTGCTGGGCCGGCGGAGAGCGGACGGACCCGTTCCCCCGTGGAGCGCAACTCTCCAGCATGGGCTTGCGCGGCGCACTAATGCGCACCTTGGCCTTTCGAACGTAATCGGCGCCTTCGTGCTGTGGCGGCGAGGACGATGATGATGGGGCCTTGCTGGGCCCTTGTGTCTGGGACTTGGACATGGTCTCGGTGCTCGAGGGCACCGGCCAGGTGGCCTTCTGGGAGCCCTCGGCAAAGTCGGGCAGGAGATTACGGGTGGAAGAGACGCACGTGGAGGAGGCGGCCATCCTGCCCGTCTTCTTGCCCGCCATCGGAGGGGGAAACGCCGGCTGCTTCTGACCCGCTAACAGGTCGGGATGGTACAGTGTCTCGCACACGGGCTGAGAGTCCTCGCTGTTGAGCTGAGCCAAGGTGGGTGTCCGGCCTATGACCTCCTCATCCTGATAAGGACTGGAAAAGTCGTCCAGGCCCAGAAAGTCCACCTCCTTGGTGCCCCAGATGTCACAGCTGGCGAGACGGGTGTACTTGGTCAGGTCCTCCCAATACGTGTCCCACTGTTCAAAGTTGGAGTTGTAGGCTGGATCATTCTCTAGCAGCTCTGGAACGTGTTCCATGCTGTCAAACTCTTTGCAGTCCCCGATTGTGAACGCTTCCCCTCTGGGGCTCTGGCGACAGGTCATATCTCTGTCCTGCAGAAACAGATACAATATCAACCCAAATATGCATAAAGTACAGGAAATAACAGCAGTTCGTACGGATTCAAAGCCACTGCATGGCACGAACAGCAGCAGTGATTCGTAGTTTTGTCGTCACACTACAGAAATTGGCTGTCAAGGTGGCTTACCAGTTCGTACATGAAGTCTGGGTCAGAGCTGTTGGCCAACAGGTCCGTACTGGTCAGTGCCTGGTCAGCAAAAGTGTAGTTTTGAAAGGCATCCCCAAAGGGAGGGTCCATTCCACTAATGCTGG encodes:
- the crebrf gene encoding CREB3 regulatory factor isoform X2, with amino-acid sequence MPQPSISGMDPPFGDAFQNYTFADQALTSTDLLANSSDPDFMYELDRDMTCRQSPRGEAFTIGDCKEFDSMEHVPELLENDPAYNSNFEQWDTYWEDLTKYTRLASCDIWGTKEVDFLGLDDFSSPYQDEEVIGRTPTLAQLNSEDSQPVCETLYHPDLLAGQKQPAFPPPMAGKKTGRMAASSTCVSSTRNLLPDFAEGSQKATWPVPSSTETMSKSQTQGPSKAPSSSSSPPQHEGADYVRKAKVRISAPRKPMLESCAPRGNGSVRSPPAQQHETAASLVSVGQAVGVGAVTAPVGEKRAEIPKQESPVGPVPEVGPSRTASQKLHFPTAGSTETLLSVSALGADAAAVAAEKKKEEEHNYSLFLTRARLAGKALADMEEEEEEEEEEEEEEEGDEEEEEEEEAEGAELDDEDRDEGFGSEHELSENEEEEEEEDEDYEGDKDDDISDAFSEPGCDADLVEDVKGLTAGISRKRGKRRYFWEYSEQLTPSKQERMLKPSEWDRDTLPSNMYQKNGLHHGKYTLKKSRRTDVEDLTPNPRKLLQIGNELRKLNKVISDLTPVSELPLTARPRSRKEKNKLASRACRLKKKAQYEANKVKLWGLSTEYDRLLFVINTIKEEIVSRVQDNSDNNGTSMADKLDKLIEETLVQSPVAGQTSDFVNQILENTGKGDPTGGLVGLRVPTSKV
- the crebrf gene encoding CREB3 regulatory factor isoform X1, giving the protein MPQPSISGMDPPFGDAFQNYTFADQALTSTDLLANSSDPDFMYELDRDMTCRQSPRGEAFTIGDCKEFDSMEHVPELLENDPAYNSNFEQWDTYWEDLTKYTRLASCDIWGTKEVDFLGLDDFSSPYQDEEVIGRTPTLAQLNSEDSQPVCETLYHPDLLAGQKQPAFPPPMAGKKTGRMAASSTCVSSTRNLLPDFAEGSQKATWPVPSSTETMSKSQTQGPSKAPSSSSSPPQHEGADYVRKAKVRISAPRKPMLESCAPRGNGSVRSPPAQQHETAASLVSVGQAVGVGAVTAPVGEKRAEIPKQESPVGPVPEVGPSRTASQKLHFPTAGSTETLLSVSALGADAAAVAAEKKKEEEHNYSLFLTRARLAGKALADMEEEEEEEEEEEEEEEGDEEEEEEEEAEGAELDDEDRDEGFGSEHELSENEEEEEEEDEDYEGDKDDDISDAFSEPGCDADLVEDVKGLTAGISRKRGKRRYFWEYSEQLTPSKQERMLKPSEWDRDTLPSNMYQKNGLHHGKYTLKKSRRTDVEDLTPNPRKLLQIGNELRKLNKVISDLTPVSELPLTARPRSRKEKNKLASRACRLKKKAQYEANKVKLWGLSTEYDRLLFVINTIKEEIVSRVQDNSDNNGTSMADKLDKLIEETLVTSGRPDVRLCEPDPGEHWQRGSYRRPGGATRAHVQSVEAPSDVPLPPGGRAFRPRPRPGAPPLSHTVAARHSACPSRPGGTSSCLT